The genomic region CTACTGTTCGCCGAATACGCGCTTTGCCCGCTCAAACTCGGTCCGCGTGCCAATGTCGAGCCACAGCCCGTCTATCCGGTGAACGCTGCAATGGTGCCCAGCCTTGACGAGGTCGGTAAAAAGGGTGGGCATGTCATAGAACTCATCCTTCGGTGTGGAACGGTAAGCCTCTTCCGACAGGCAATAAATCCCTGCGTTGATGTCGTGATTTAGCGTCGGCTTCTCGTCGGTGGAGAGGTAGCGTCCGTCCTCGGAACGAACTACGCCAAACGGTATGGTTGTCCGGTGCTCTCGCGTACACATCGTGGCAACTGATTTTGTTTCCTGATGCCGCTCCAGCAGGAATCTGAAATCGACCTCCGTTATGAGGTCCCCGTTCATCACGATAATGGGTCCCGAAACGTCTTCGGGGATCAACGACAAAGCCCCCCCGGTGCCGAGCCGCTTCTTCTCCCTCAGATAACCAATGTTGACATCGAAAGCCTCGCCGGTTCCGAAATAGTCCTCAATGAGATGCCCAAGGTAGTTCACCGACAGGAAAAAGTTGCGGAAGCCCTGTTCGTGGAAGCGCTCGATGGTTCGCTCCAGTATGGGCCGGTCTCCGAGCTTCAGCATCGGTTTGGGGCAGTTTTCCGTGAGGGGGCGTAGCCGCTTGCCAAGACCGCCAACGATCAGCACCACGGGAACATCCGTGTCCGGATTCTTCCTGGGGTCGGCCAGCATCATCAGATCGACAATCTGCCGGTTGTCATCGACCACCGGCATCTGCCTGATCCTGTTCAACCGCATCCGGGCAAGGATGTTGGAGGCTGGCTCGCCTGCCTGTGCGACCAGCGGCGAGCGATTCATCGCCGTCGAAACCGGATCGTCCATCGATCCGTCGCTCAACAGCGCCCGGCGGATATCCCCGTCCGTGCAGGTGCCTGCCAGCTTGTTGTGAGCATCGACAACCAGCACAATCTGTACGCTGGTCTGGTCGAGCAAACGCATTGCGTCCCGCAAACTTGCGTCAGACGGCAGCGTTACTTTCTCAATATCCTGCATTCCAATACCCTCGTACGCGGTGCTGATCTTGGTGTTTGGTTGAGAAACTACGGGCGATCGTCCGGATCACCGCCCTCAGGCACGATCCCGGCACGCGCTTCAAGCGCGTCCAGCCTTGCAGACAGATTTTCGAACTGACGTGCCTGCTGCACGCTGAGTTGACGTTCGATGCGAGCGGCAGCGCGCTCGATGCGCGCGCGCAAGGTCAACATACCAAGCGTGAGAGCGACCAGCCCCAGGGCCGCCAGAAAGGCCACAGCAATCTCTATCATCAACGTGCTCACAAGCAGAAGGGATGGGAGAAGACAAGAGATGAAAATCACACTGGCAGCAAGCCACGGGCGCAAATTCGCCTGATCCGCAAGGAGAAGCGCCTGTTTAACGATACGGGTTGCCGCGCCAGCCCGCCTGACGCCTACCGGGGCGTCGGCCCTGTGTCCCAGACGAACCGGAGCGGCGCGTCCGGCTGGTAGAACGGGGCTTCCGGCTGCGGCCATGCGGGTCAAGCAATCTGACAGACATGCATAGTGATGCTCGAAATATTCTTCAGGAACACTTGCACCAAAAGCGGGATGCGTGGCGAGAAGCGCCGTGGCGGCCCGGACATGCTCTATCTCCCGATCATGCGCCCACCACCGGGAAAGGCTCTCCGCCGGCCGCTGCAAGGTCACACCGGCCACCCTGACAGGCCCGCCCAGTGCAGCCGCCAGCGGAAGCGCCGCGGACGTAAACACATTGCGGGTTGGCTGCACGCTGAGCGGACCGCCATCGTCAAAGTCGTCGGGCAGGGCTAGCGAGTCCTCGGCGAAAGCCAGCCTGAACGGCGCCGATAGGGCAGCTGGGTGCACAACACGCGCGCCGCAAAATTTCGAGAGCCGCCGCATATGACGGCGGGCGGTTTGCGCGGCGCGGGAGGGGCCAAGCTGCGCGGCAGCGTCCCATGCTAGCACCACGTCCACCTTTAATGACGTTCCCAACCTCTCATCACCGATACATCCTCCGATCGCGATCACGAAAGGGGGTGCATCCGCAGCGGACTGAAACCGGATGGCGTCATCCACGCCGCCGGGTCCACTGCCAACGATGAGCGCACGCCTGCCGGCGCTGCGTGCGCGGGCCAGCATCTCGCGCAGCACCGGCGTGTCATCGGGTGCGCCGCCAGCAAGCGCGGTAACGCGCGTCATTACCGATGCCGGGTTCTCAGGGTCACTGTAGGGATCATCAAGAATTGCCCGCCGCTGCAGCCATAGGGGCGCAGCCAGCAGCGCAGGGCGCGACCATGCGAGCACGAGATCGGCACCGCCCGCCAGGGTCAGCGCATCCTTCCTTGATGTCTCAACCGGAATAGCGGCCGTATCGCGCGCAATGTGATCAGGCGCGGACGGTGCGTGACCGGAGCAGAGAAGTGTCAAATCTGGAATGGGCGCGAGCAACCAGCGCGCTCGCGCAAGCGCTGCAGCGGCTTCTGGACTGCCATCCAGCGCCGGGTAGAGCACGGCCCGCACCGGATTCACCCCCCAACAAACTTGCGAAAGCACCGCAACCGGTCTGCCTGGCCCTTCAGCGACAGGAAGGCGGGCTGGTCGGGGTCCTTTTGAAACGCTGCCAGCATGTTGAAAAGGCCGGGCTTCAAGCCGGATGGCTCGCCGTGGGACAGGGCAAGCTCGTTGAGCCGGAAACTGCCTGCCGGCATTTCGCTTAGCGTCTCCACCGGCTTGAGCACCAGCCGCCGGCGCGGCGTGCAGAGCTCGATGCCCCAGCGGCCGGCGGAGCTCCAGTCAGCGTGGAAGGCGTACACGACGTCGCCTATCCGGCCCGCCCCGCCATAGGCCTGAGAGGGCGGCAGGGCAGCCGCGTCGCCGTTGGCGAACGCCGCCATTTCGTGATCGGGTATCCGCGAGGGATAGCCTGCCAGAAAGAAGGCGGTATCAACCACATGGGTGGAGTTGGCGAAAAACCAGTTGGCTTTCACTGCGGGTGTATGCTGGGTCAGGCCCGCCACCAGCGACCGGTTCTCGTTGAACTCGAACATCATCGAGGTGAGCCCGCCATCTGATGCGATACAGTCGGCGGCCGTCAGCACAGACGGCAGAAAGCGCCTGTTATACGCGAGCCGGACCCGGTCATCCCCGTCGCCGCTTGCCAACGCCTCGACATCCTCCAGCGTGGCCCCACCGGGCTTTTCCAGAAGCACCCGCTCGCATCCAGCCGCCAGGACAGCCCGCGTCGCATCGCCCAGTTGCGCCACGCTAACCGCCACCAGCGCCCTAGCCGGAACGACCTTCATCGCTTCCAGCTGTGATTGCAGCTCACCTGTACCCGGACGCATTCCGGTTTCTGCCTCAAAAGCATCAGCAGACGCCTCCCCTCGCCCACACACGGTGACCGTCAAGTCCAGCGCCCGGGCCGCTTTGTAGTGCTGGACCGCCATCGGGCCAGCTCCGATAAGAAGAATGTCTGCCATGTCCTGCTCCGGTCCGCGCACGTGGGCTGCTTATCGCATCACGGCTGCCATGCCTAGGCCGCGATGGGTCAGCACGCATTGCGGATGACTCAGGATTGCGCGTAGATTCAATCGGTAAGGATACACAAAACCATGTCAGGCGAAACTATGACCATTACGGCTGAAGAGACACTTGCGCTCGGGGATGCGCAGTTGGCGCAGGCGCAGCCTTCGGTCACTCCGCGATTGGCCGGACTCGCTGCTCGCTTTATCGGGAATTTACTGGAATCCAACCGAACCGAGATTGCTGTAACATTCGCGCTCAGCCTTCTATCCGCGCTGGCACAGTTCGGCCTGGCGCTGCTGCTGATACTGGCACTGCGCGCAGAGGAGCAGCAACTGACCCTTGGACCGGTGGAACTGCACGGCGGGCAGATGTGGGCATTCATCGTCAGCGTCGCGATACTCGCTGCGGCGCTACCTTTCGTGACTGAACGCTATGTCATTTCCCGGACGATCAGCTTCTTCAAAAGCTCGCTAAAGCGCTTCGGTACGGCGCTGTGCGACAAGCGTCTGCGTTTCGCGCTGTTCACCGCGGGTCACACCCGGGCCAGCCTGACGCGACTAATGTCGGCAGACACACGCTATGCGAGCCTAGCTTTCGGTGGCCTGCTACGGCTGTTTTTGCCGCTATTCATGGGCTTGTCCGCATTGGCAATCATGGCTTGGCTAAACTGGACGTGGACCCTCATTTTCGCCGCAGTCATCACGCCGTTTCTTGTCGGGCAATTATATATTGTGTTCTCGGGTATCCGCCTGAACCGGCAACTGCGTTCTGCGGCCGTCGCGCATGGGCGTTCGGTCGGTGCGTTCATTGACGCGGTATCGACGCACTTCACGGCCAACCGCTGGGGCAGCGACCAGCTGCACAGCCACTTCGCGGCGAAGGTCGGACACGCCTTCCCCGATGCGTACGGACGCAGACTTAGGCTGGGCGTATCCACACGTGTGCTCAGCGATCTGAGCTTGGTAGCCGCGCTAGTGGCTCTGGTCTATCTGCTGCTGGTGGAACAGTCCGACATTCAGACGATAGGTTATCTTCTAATCTTCGCGATCCTTGCACGCCATGCAATCGGCAGCTTCGCCTCAGCGGTCTCAGGAACGATCTCGATCGTCGCACAGCTGCCCTTCTACGAAAACTATCTGGCAGTCTCCCACTTTCTAGACTCTGAAGAGTCTCGAAAGCCGGTCTCGATAGCCCAAGCAGCCGGTATAACACCGGGAATAAGCGTGTGTTTCAGCGCCGCCCATCTAAACTGGGCA from Glycocaulis abyssi harbors:
- a CDS encoding nucleotidyltransferase family protein, yielding MQDIEKVTLPSDASLRDAMRLLDQTSVQIVLVVDAHNKLAGTCTDGDIRRALLSDGSMDDPVSTAMNRSPLVAQAGEPASNILARMRLNRIRQMPVVDDNRQIVDLMMLADPRKNPDTDVPVVLIVGGLGKRLRPLTENCPKPMLKLGDRPILERTIERFHEQGFRNFFLSVNYLGHLIEDYFGTGEAFDVNIGYLREKKRLGTGGALSLIPEDVSGPIIVMNGDLITEVDFRFLLERHQETKSVATMCTREHRTTIPFGVVRSEDGRYLSTDEKPTLNHDINAGIYCLSEEAYRSTPKDEFYDMPTLFTDLVKAGHHCSVHRIDGLWLDIGTRTEFERAKRVFGEQ
- a CDS encoding Gfo/Idh/MocA family oxidoreductase, encoding MADILLIGAGPMAVQHYKAARALDLTVTVCGRGEASADAFEAETGMRPGTGELQSQLEAMKVVPARALVAVSVAQLGDATRAVLAAGCERVLLEKPGGATLEDVEALASGDGDDRVRLAYNRRFLPSVLTAADCIASDGGLTSMMFEFNENRSLVAGLTQHTPAVKANWFFANSTHVVDTAFFLAGYPSRIPDHEMAAFANGDAAALPPSQAYGGAGRIGDVVYAFHADWSSAGRWGIELCTPRRRLVLKPVETLSEMPAGSFRLNELALSHGEPSGLKPGLFNMLAAFQKDPDQPAFLSLKGQADRLRCFRKFVGG